Proteins encoded by one window of Rhodamnia argentea isolate NSW1041297 chromosome 6, ASM2092103v1, whole genome shotgun sequence:
- the LOC115748398 gene encoding dynamin-related protein 4C-like → MVGRVKNSASKTKTTASPAAKDGRDIAFTVSGAHAQPLAVSYNDRVRPLLDAVDRLRSLMVMKEGIQLPTIVVVGDQSSGKSSVLESLAGINLPRGQGICTRVPLVMRLQDSPYADRPELYLEFNGKAVHTDENHISEAINAATEEIAGHGKGISNAPLTLVVKKDGVPDLTMVDLPGITRVPVHGQPENIYEQISEMIMEYIKPEESIILNVLSATVDFSTCESIRMSQMVDRTGKRTLAVVTKADKSPEGLHEKVTADDVNIGLGYVCVRNRIGEESYEEARLEEAKLFDTHPQLRRIDKSIVGVPVLAQKLMHIQATIMAKCLPEIVRKVNDKLNANLVELKRMPKNLTSVAEAMTAFMQIMGLAKESLRKLLLRSEFDEYPDEKNMHCTARLVEMLNQYSDDLQNCEENDLRINFLLEEMEVLEEAKGIGLPNFLPRAAFITILQQKVKRVSSKPPIFVVHVWDYIEGVVSRVLMQQSENYPQLQSLMRRALSNLITKIKEKATNRMMEVVEMEKLTDFTCNPEYMLEWNNLMSQQHMFMEAINDETKPSNIVLQGIGEVDVGNLRHRKQLIEQAFDLKMRMTAYWKIVLRRFVDSMALHLLFTVQNLVNKEMETEIVGELIGPNGSGGGIERMLEEAPAVAAKREKLNRSIKLLRESAEVVSKIRDRIATDRDYND, encoded by the exons ATGGTTGGACGCGTCAAGAACTCTGCTTCTAAGACTAAAACCACTGCCAGCCCCGCCGCCAAAGATGGCCGAGACATTGCTTTCACTGTATCGGGAGCCCACGCTCAGCCGCTGGCTGTCTCCTACAACGACCGGGTCCGCCCTCTGCTCGACGCGGTCGACAGGCTGCGTAGCCTCATGGTCATGAAGGAGGGCATCCAGCTGCCCaccatcgtcgtcgtcggcgaCCAGTCCTCCGGCAAGTCGAGCGTCCTCGAGTCCCTCGCCGGCATCAACCTCCCGCGTGGGCAGGGGATTTGCACCCGTGTCCCTCTCGTTATGCGACTCCAAGACAGCCCTTATGCTGATCGCCCCGAGCTCTACCTCGAGTTCAACGGCAAAGCCGTCCACACGGACGAGAACCACATATCCGAGGCCATTAATGCAGCCACTGAAGAGATCGCGGGCCACGGCAAGGGCATATCGAACGCCCCGCTGACTCTGGTCGTCAAGAAAGACGGCGTCCCGGACTTGACCATGGTCGACTTGCCCGGAATCACGAGAGTGCCCGTGCATGGCCAGCCCGAGAACATCTACGAGCAGATCTCGGAGATGATCATGGAGTACATTAAGCCTGAGGAGAGCATCATCCTCAATGTCTTGTCGGCCACCGTCGACTTCTCCACTTGCGAGTCCATAAGGATGTCTCAA ATGGTGGACAGGACCGGCAAGAGGACTCTGGCCGTCGTCACAAAGGCTGATAAATCTCCAGAGGGCTTGCACGAGAAGGTGACGGCCGACGATGTCAATATAGGGCTTGGTTATGTCTGCGTGAGGAACAGGATTGGTGAAGAGTCCTACGAAGAAGCGAGGCTGGAAGAGGCGAAGCTGTTCGACACGCACCCTCAACTTCGGAGGATCGATAAGTCCATCGTCGGTGTGCCTGTCTTGGCACAAAAGCTGATGCACATTCAAGCCACCATTATGGCCAAGTGCTTGCCTGAGATTGTGAGGAAGGTGAATGACAAGCTGAACGCAAACCTCGTCGAGCTCAAGAGGATGCCCAAGAATCTAACGTCGGTCGCAGAGGCCATGACGGCCTTCATGCAGATCATGGGGCTGGCGAAGGAGTCGCTGAGGAAACTCTTGCTGAGAAGCGAGTTCGACGAGTACCCAGACGAGAAGAACATGCACTGCACGGCCAGGCTGGTGGAGATGCTGAACCAATACTCAGATGACCTCCAAAACTGTGAAGAAAATGACCTGAGGATCAACTTCTTGTTGGAGGAAATGGAGGTCTTGGAAGAGGCGAAAGGGATCGGGCTCCCGAACTTCCTCCCTCGCGCAGCCTTCATCACCATCTTGCAGCAGAAGGTGAAGCGGGTGTCGAGCAAGCCTCCGATTTTCGTGGTTCATGTATGGGACTACATCGAGGGCGTTGTGAGCCGGGTGTTGATGCAACAATCGGAGAATTATCCTCAGCTTCAGTCTTTGATGAGAAGAGCACTGTCCAATCTGATCACCAAGATAAAGGAGAAGGCCACGAATAGGATGATGGAGGTTGTGGAAATGGAGAAGCTCACTGACTTCACGTGCAACCCCGAGTACATGTTGGAGTGGAATAATTTGATGAGCCAGCAGCACATGTTCATGGAGGCGATCAATGATGAAACGAAGCCAAGCAACATTGTCCTCCAGGGGATCGGGGAGGTCGACGTGGGCAACCTCAGGCATCGAAAGCAGCTGATCGAGCAGGCGTTCGATCTCAAGATGAGAATGACAGCATACTGGAAGATAGTCTTGAGGAGGTTTGTCGACTCAATGGCGCTGCATCTGCTGTTCACCGTGCAGAACTTGGTGAATAAGGAGATGGAGACGGAGATCGTGGGCGAGCTGATCGGGCCCAACGGCAGCGGTGGCGGCATCGAGAGGATGCTAGAGGAAGCGCCGGCAGTGGCAGCAAAGCGAGAGAAGCTTAACCGGAGCATCAAGCTGTTGAGGGAGTCTGCAGAGGTGGTCTCCAAGATCAGGGACCGGATTGCTACCGACCGTGACTACAATGATTGA
- the LOC115748397 gene encoding MADS-box transcription factor 50-like: MAKRRRTEIAFIANPASRLVTYSKRRKGLFNKASELCRLCSARAAVVVFSPTGKPCSFGYPSADDIVADYLRVGDGDAMPPMDLTEWEQWVDTELDACATEEELEYFIWKYEAVCNCVRQKLKALEEEEEDAQVKVSGGAGDSQVLTEEEIDPIFERSSRCPARPDLSTDGDQDGVMTSPENRAASGGSSAMESNPARSDLEGCGANATGGGSLGMAWTPTCSDLEHCGFDPDEFLTLLADGDGFLNSPEDSAVSGGNSGVEATLSDQEGYGCYDPNDFVDLEDLDVQL; encoded by the coding sequence ATGGCTAAGCGCCGGCGAACAGAAATAGCCTTCATCGCCAACCCGGCTTCCCGCCTCGTGACCTACTCCAAGAGGCGCAAGGGCCTCTTCAATAAGGCCTCCGAGCTCTGCCGCCTCTGCAGCGCTCGCGCTGCTGTCGTTGTCTTCTCGCCCACCGGCAAGCCCTGCTCTTTCGGCTACCCATCCGCTGATGACATTGTCGCTGACTACCTCCGCGTCGGCGACGGCGACGCGATGCCGCCGATGGATCTAACCGAGTGGGAGCAATGGGTCGACACAGAATTGGATGCTTGCGCAACCGAGGAAGAACTCGAATACTTCATCTGGAAGTACGAAGCCGTCTGCAATTGTGTGCGCCAAAAGTTGAAAgctttggaggaggaggaggaggatgcgcAAGTGAAGGTCAGCGGCGGCGCGGGCGATTCTCAAGTTCTGACCGAGGAGGAGATAGATCCAATATTCGAGAGATCAAGCCGATGCCCAGCGCGTCCGGATCTCTCGACTGATGGCGATCAGGACGGTGTCATGACTTCGCCGGAGAACAGGGCCGCCAGCGGTGGAAGTTCGGCAATGGAGTCCAACCCTGCGCGCTCCGATCTCGAAGGTTGCGGAGCTAATGCCACCGGAGGTGGAAGTTTGGGAATGGCGTGGACCCCAACGTGCTCAGATCTCGAGCATTGCGGGTTCGATCCAGATGAGTTCCTTACTCTGTTGGCGGACGGTGATGGTTTCTTGAATTCGCCAGAGGACTCGGCGGTCAGCGGTGGAAACTCGGGAGTGGAGGCCACGCTCTCCGATCAAGAGGGCTATGGATGTTATGATCCAAATGATTTTGTTGATCTGGAAGACTTGGATGTTCAACTGTGA